A single window of Arcobacter venerupis DNA harbors:
- a CDS encoding sensor histidine kinase — protein MISNKYEIKFIVIQVVLTLLIAFIPIYFYLDASFENQNIKDKMDLKNYAFSVISKVNSFEKENSSTFYYPRSNIYFSGIFDKNNQAIFSLLKKNDLDFIDEFLINKNEICYKNYLEQNIFDAKFLVVCKDIDNSQVIYNAIILILLISSFIFLSSFFIIKQSIEPYKRLNQYLDDFLKDAMHELKTPIGVARINVDMLQMRLKNDKYILRIKSALKNMTVIYEDLEYYMQQNIVKDEKIDINFSIFLERRIEFFNDLAISKNIKFSKNIQSDVHIIFNELELYRIIDNNISNAIKYSKDSSNIEISLQKEESKIKLMFKDEGIGIKDKSKIFERYYRGDKITGGFGIGLSIVKNICVKNRVDIEVESQINKGSSFIYLFDSVDNFLNKTE, from the coding sequence TTGATAAGTAATAAATATGAGATTAAATTTATTGTTATTCAAGTTGTATTAACCCTCTTAATTGCCTTTATTCCAATATATTTTTATCTTGATGCTTCCTTTGAAAATCAAAATATAAAAGATAAAATGGATTTAAAAAATTATGCTTTTTCAGTTATTTCAAAAGTAAACTCTTTTGAAAAAGAGAATAGTTCTACTTTTTATTATCCTCGTTCCAACATCTATTTTTCAGGAATTTTTGATAAAAATAATCAGGCAATTTTTTCTTTATTAAAGAAAAACGATTTGGATTTTATTGATGAATTTTTGATAAATAAAAATGAGATTTGTTATAAGAATTATTTAGAACAAAATATTTTTGATGCAAAATTTTTAGTAGTTTGTAAAGATATAGATAATTCACAAGTAATTTATAATGCAATTATTTTGATTTTATTGATTAGTTCTTTTATATTTTTATCCTCTTTTTTTATTATCAAACAAAGTATTGAACCATACAAAAGATTAAATCAATACTTGGATGATTTTCTAAAAGATGCAATGCATGAGCTAAAAACTCCCATTGGAGTTGCCCGAATTAATGTTGATATGCTACAAATGCGACTTAAAAATGATAAATATATCTTGCGAATAAAATCAGCTTTAAAAAATATGACAGTTATTTATGAAGATTTAGAGTATTACATGCAACAAAATATTGTAAAAGATGAAAAAATAGATATTAATTTTTCAATTTTTTTAGAGAGACGAATTGAATTTTTTAATGACTTAGCAATTTCAAAAAACATCAAGTTTTCAAAAAATATTCAAAGTGATGTTCATATTATTTTTAATGAATTAGAGCTTTATAGAATTATTGATAATAATATCTCAAATGCAATAAAATACTCAAAAGATAGCTCAAACATTGAAATATCTTTGCAAAAAGAAGAAAGCAAAATAAAGCTTATGTTTAAAGATGAAGGAATTGGAATAAAAGATAAATCAAAAATTTTCGAGCGATATTATAGGGGTGATAAAATAACAGGTGGTTTTGGAATAGGGCTTAGTATTGTTAAAAATATCTGTGTAAAAAATAGGGTTGATATAGAAGTTGAATCACAAATAAATAAAGGAAGTTCCTTTATTTATTTGTTTGATTCAGTAGATAACTTTCTTAATAAAACTGAATAA
- a CDS encoding response regulator transcription factor — protein MKILLLEDDYLYKVSIKEFLQELDFIVDDFENGDDALDAVFTNSYDLLLLDIRVPGMDGFTLVETIRKEGLNTPIIILTSLTDITNLSRGYDLGCNDYIRKPFDLIELKFRIEQLIKNSCFKTLDDIIQVVPDYEFDVKKNILYKEKEQIDLSFKESELVSYLVQNRGFFVSIETLHERIWENKDISYSDIRMCIKRIREKTCKDFIKTKRFVGYKIDK, from the coding sequence ATGAAAATTCTACTACTTGAAGATGATTATTTATATAAGGTATCCATAAAAGAGTTTTTACAAGAACTTGATTTTATTGTAGATGATTTTGAAAATGGTGATGATGCTTTAGATGCAGTTTTTACAAACAGTTATGATTTACTTCTTTTAGATATTAGAGTACCTGGAATGGATGGTTTTACTTTGGTTGAAACTATTAGAAAAGAGGGCTTAAATACACCAATTATAATTCTTACTTCTCTTACAGATATAACAAATCTTAGTCGTGGATATGATTTAGGTTGTAATGATTATATTAGAAAACCATTTGATTTGATTGAACTAAAATTTAGAATAGAGCAATTAATTAAAAATAGTTGTTTTAAAACTTTGGATGATATTATACAAGTAGTTCCAGATTATGAATTTGACGTGAAAAAAAATATTTTATATAAAGAAAAAGAACAAATAGACTTAAGTTTTAAAGAGAGTGAACTTGTCTCTTATTTAGTTCAAAATAGAGGTTTTTTTGTCTCAATTGAGACTTTACATGAAAGAATTTGGGAAAATAAAGATATTTCATACTCTGATATTAGAATGTGCATAAAAAGAATTAGAGAAAAAACCTGTAAAGATTTTATAAAAACTAAACGATTTGTGGGATATAAAATTGATAAGTAA
- a CDS encoding cache domain-containing protein, whose amino-acid sequence MNKTYKKFILSFIIIFITLLYFLYKYNNKVEQNQVDILVSNRVEIVQNELTNQKNHALSLAILFSKNQNVISFLENNKPKELKKELLTSLENIKNYTNINNIQIQVHTKDLKVFVRSWEDKDAGLSLESFRKGIVKVKETQEPFVSNELGKRFNIKAISPIFNQKEEYIGSIEVIVDYSDLKNRLKYMGIDVIALLKKEYLPIATYYQEYNMLDDFVVIQNDYDKKFYDYLSLNKEYLSNEQFYYKNKNKIITQIPLGDIDSKSVGVLMISFDKSEQNFNYLPKYEYMGEINAKDTNFKNHLLKEKKEIIIK is encoded by the coding sequence ATGAATAAAACATACAAAAAATTTATCTTATCTTTTATTATCATTTTTATAACACTATTATATTTTTTATATAAATACAACAATAAAGTAGAACAAAATCAAGTTGATATTTTGGTTTCAAATAGAGTTGAGATTGTACAAAATGAATTAACAAATCAAAAAAATCATGCTTTATCTTTGGCTATATTATTTTCTAAGAATCAAAATGTCATTAGTTTTTTAGAAAACAATAAACCAAAAGAGTTAAAAAAAGAGCTTTTAACTTCCCTTGAAAATATTAAAAACTACACAAATATAAATAATATTCAAATTCAAGTTCACACAAAAGATTTAAAAGTTTTTGTAAGAAGTTGGGAAGATAAAGATGCGGGATTGAGTTTGGAGAGTTTTAGAAAAGGAATTGTAAAAGTAAAAGAGACCCAAGAACCTTTTGTATCAAATGAACTTGGGAAAAGATTTAATATAAAAGCGATTTCGCCAATTTTTAATCAAAAAGAGGAATATATTGGAAGTATTGAAGTTATAGTTGATTATAGTGACTTGAAAAATAGGCTAAAATATATGGGAATTGATGTTATTGCACTTTTGAAAAAAGAGTATTTACCAATTGCTACATATTATCAAGAGTACAATATGTTGGATGATTTTGTAGTGATTCAAAATGATTATGACAAAAAGTTTTATGATTATCTATCTTTAAATAAAGAGTATTTGTCAAATGAACAGTTTTATTATAAAAATAAGAATAAAATCATTACTCAAATTCCTTTAGGTGATATTGATTCGAAAAGTGTGGGTGTTTTGATGATTTCTTTTGATAAAAGTGAACAGAACTTTAATTATTTACCAAAATATGAATATATGGGTGAAATAAATGCAAAAGATACAAATTTTAAAAACCATCTTTTAAAAGAGAAAAAAGAGATTATTATAAAGTGA
- a CDS encoding c-type cytochrome, which produces MKKIIAAVTLSALCVSSSFAFDAKVLKEHSDTGYKSDAKLEYKIPDEKNIPNNEFGELVKYGKELIVHTSKYIGPEVEDPKMRYAGNNLNCQSCHLDAGTKPYSSSYIGIFAAFPQYGARGNSIGTLADRINGCMERSMNGKKLPLDSKEMKAMQTYMYWLSQGYPVGGVDKLEGRSLSPIDRKMIKTQAADPVKGKVVYEQQCASCHGANGEGIKNDGRANGYMYPPLWGKDTYNKGAGMYRVLKAADFIKSNMPLGATKETPVLTDEEAYNVAAFINMDSNFRPDKADRINDFPLEDVKAPDVYRPNIETKENQVGPFGKFIK; this is translated from the coding sequence ATGAAAAAGATTATCGCTGCAGTTACATTATCTGCTTTATGTGTTAGCTCTTCATTTGCATTTGATGCAAAAGTTTTAAAAGAACATTCAGATACTGGATATAAATCCGATGCAAAATTAGAGTATAAAATTCCAGATGAAAAAAATATTCCAAATAATGAATTTGGAGAGTTAGTAAAATATGGAAAAGAACTTATTGTTCATACTTCAAAATACATAGGTCCAGAAGTAGAAGACCCAAAAATGAGATATGCTGGGAATAATCTAAATTGCCAAAGTTGTCACTTAGATGCAGGAACAAAACCTTATTCTTCATCATATATTGGAATCTTTGCTGCATTTCCACAGTATGGAGCAAGGGGTAATAGTATAGGTACACTTGCTGATAGAATTAATGGCTGTATGGAAAGAAGTATGAACGGTAAAAAACTACCACTTGATAGTAAAGAAATGAAAGCAATGCAGACTTATATGTATTGGTTAAGTCAAGGTTATCCAGTTGGTGGAGTTGATAAACTTGAAGGTAGAAGTTTAAGTCCAATTGACAGAAAAATGATTAAAACACAAGCTGCTGATCCTGTAAAAGGTAAAGTTGTTTATGAACAACAATGTGCTTCATGTCATGGTGCAAACGGTGAAGGTATAAAAAATGATGGTCGAGCAAATGGATATATGTATCCACCATTATGGGGTAAAGATACATATAATAAAGGTGCTGGAATGTACAGAGTTCTAAAAGCTGCGGACTTTATAAAAAGTAATATGCCTTTAGGTGCAACAAAAGAAACTCCAGTTTTAACAGATGAAGAAGCTTATAATGTAGCTGCATTTATCAATATGGATTCAAATTTTAGACCTGATAAAGCTGATAGAATAAATGATTTCCCATTAGAAGATGTTAAGGCTCCTGATGTTTATAGACCAAATATTGAAACAAAAGAGAACCAAGTAGGTCCTTTTGGAAAATTCATAAAATAA
- a CDS encoding sulfotransferase family protein, with the protein MNKPNLFIIGAPKCATTSMYHYLKNHNDVFVPEIKEQHFFSLPMVKDTYYDVYFAKNENDYLRNYDDAKNKKIIADISPSYLYYKESADKIIKFNTKSKIIVILRDPIERAISHYLMDLRIGYVNKPFFHYLKDKNTLYYKEYVGNSLYYENVKYYKELFKDNLLVISFKELKNNPELIMNDVFDFLDIERIKINFSTKYNFYSRAKSPIIYYLRKLHLFNFIYKYIPENLKCKIKTLLFNTVEEKPSFNEEKDFLQKIFEEDSKKLEKLLNKKLW; encoded by the coding sequence ATGAATAAACCAAATCTTTTTATAATTGGTGCACCTAAATGCGCAACAACATCAATGTATCATTATCTAAAAAATCATAATGATGTTTTTGTCCCTGAAATTAAAGAACAGCATTTTTTTTCTCTACCTATGGTTAAAGATACATATTACGATGTTTACTTCGCAAAGAATGAAAATGATTATTTAAGAAACTATGATGATGCGAAAAACAAAAAGATTATTGCAGATATATCACCTTCTTATCTATATTATAAAGAATCTGCCGATAAAATAATAAAATTTAATACTAAATCAAAAATCATCGTTATCCTTAGAGATCCAATTGAAAGAGCAATATCTCATTATTTAATGGATTTAAGAATCGGTTATGTAAATAAACCATTTTTTCATTATTTAAAAGATAAAAATACACTTTATTATAAAGAGTATGTTGGTAATAGTCTATATTATGAAAATGTTAAATATTACAAAGAATTATTTAAAGATAATTTATTAGTAATTTCTTTTAAAGAGTTAAAAAATAATCCAGAGTTAATTATGAATGATGTATTTGATTTTCTTGATATAGAAAGAATTAAAATTAATTTTTCTACTAAATATAATTTTTATTCAAGAGCAAAAAGCCCTATAATTTATTATTTAAGAAAATTACATCTTTTTAATTTTATATATAAATATATTCCCGAGAATTTAAAATGTAAAATAAAGACTTTGTTATTTAATACAGTAGAAGAAAAACCTAGTTTTAATGAAGAAAAAGATTTTCTACAAAAAATTTTTGAAGAAGATAGTAAAAAACTAGAAAAATTATTAAATAAAAAATTATGGTAA
- a CDS encoding sugar transferase — MLILGRKYIFTEIEKKQLSKKFKIFKQIDYKNITPNETKNQIESLISNKEYKVIVLNTQGKVSDDLVRYLTNLQFEKKIKLIGIEKFLENYLYKCYIPKDNGDLHFLDDIKPFNTFQYIQKRTIDFIGVSLLFLFGWPFIYIIKSKMKKESPGKLYFKQNRIGKDKKVFQCRKFRTMHENSYHDPYTKEGDARIYPYGRFLRKSRIDELPQILNVIRGEIHLIGPRAEWEILVKEYEQKIPYYHERHLIKPGITGWGQVNYPYGSNVDDTIQKLMYDLYYIKHWTILLEIKIIFKTIMIVIGKRGL; from the coding sequence ATGTTGATTCTAGGACGGAAATACATTTTTACAGAAATAGAAAAAAAACAATTATCTAAAAAATTTAAGATTTTTAAACAAATAGATTATAAAAATATAACTCCGAATGAAACTAAAAATCAAATTGAATCTTTAATTAGTAACAAAGAGTATAAAGTAATAGTATTAAATACACAAGGGAAAGTATCTGATGACCTTGTTAGGTATTTAACAAACTTACAATTTGAGAAAAAAATAAAATTAATTGGAATAGAGAAATTTCTTGAAAATTATCTTTATAAATGCTATATACCTAAAGATAATGGAGATTTACATTTTTTAGATGATATAAAACCTTTTAATACTTTTCAATATATTCAAAAAAGAACTATTGATTTTATAGGAGTTAGTTTATTATTTTTATTTGGATGGCCTTTTATTTATATTATAAAAAGTAAAATGAAAAAAGAATCTCCAGGAAAACTTTACTTTAAACAAAATCGAATTGGAAAAGATAAAAAAGTTTTTCAATGTAGAAAGTTTCGTACTATGCATGAAAATAGCTATCATGATCCATATACAAAAGAAGGAGATGCTAGAATATATCCTTATGGTAGATTTTTGAGAAAAAGCAGAATTGATGAGCTCCCCCAAATACTTAATGTAATAAGAGGAGAAATTCACTTAATAGGACCAAGAGCTGAATGGGAGATATTAGTAAAGGAGTATGAACAGAAAATTCCTTATTATCATGAAAGACATCTTATTAAACCAGGAATAACTGGTTGGGGACAAGTAAATTACCCATATGGCAGTAATGTTGATGACACTATACAAAAGCTTATGTATGATTTATACTATATTAAACATTGGACTATACTACTTGAAATAAAAATTATATTTAAAACTATAATGATAGTAATAGGGAAAAGAGGATTGTAA
- a CDS encoding glycosyltransferase family 2 protein — protein sequence MNVINVSIVLYHNKKEQIKRIIRSLFLCKNLNIKLYLIDNSKNDTLKELVNIDNHRIEYIFNNMNLGYAKAHNIAIKKSIENGILYHLVLNPDVYFNDNILDELYIYMEKHKDVGNIIPLVKYPNKDIQYLCKLLPSPLDLIFRRFIPFKTLKNKKNDKYELKFTGYDKIMNVPSLSGCFMFLRSDVLKEIGLFDESFFMYLEDVDLNRRIHEKYKTIFYPKVQIYHEYAKDSYKNKKLLIYHIKSAINYFNKWGWIFDKKRFKINNKIIKEHKNLL from the coding sequence ATGAATGTAATTAATGTTTCAATAGTTTTATATCATAATAAAAAAGAGCAGATTAAAAGAATAATTAGAAGTTTATTTTTATGTAAAAATTTGAATATAAAGCTATACCTTATAGATAATTCAAAAAATGATACTTTAAAAGAATTAGTAAATATAGATAATCATAGAATAGAGTATATTTTTAATAATATGAACCTAGGTTATGCTAAAGCTCATAATATTGCAATAAAAAAGAGTATAGAGAATGGAATTTTATATCATTTAGTTTTAAATCCTGATGTGTATTTTAATGACAATATTTTAGATGAATTATATATTTATATGGAAAAGCATAAAGATGTAGGTAATATCATTCCTCTTGTAAAATATCCAAATAAAGATATTCAATATTTATGTAAACTTCTCCCTTCTCCCTTGGATTTAATATTTAGAAGGTTTATTCCCTTTAAAACTTTAAAAAATAAAAAAAACGATAAATATGAATTGAAATTTACTGGATATGATAAAATTATGAATGTCCCTAGTTTAAGTGGTTGTTTTATGTTTTTAAGATCTGATGTATTAAAAGAAATTGGACTATTTGATGAAAGTTTTTTTATGTATTTAGAAGATGTAGATTTAAATAGGAGAATTCATGAAAAATATAAGACAATATTTTATCCCAAAGTTCAAATTTATCATGAATATGCAAAAGATTCATATAAAAATAAAAAATTATTAATTTATCATATTAAATCGGCAATTAATTATTTTAATAAGTGGGGATGGATTTTTGATAAAAAAAGATTTAAAATTAATAATAAAATAATAAAAGAGCACAAAAATTTATTATAA
- a CDS encoding glycosyltransferase gives MAIKQETYFYFLFFSFILFTSYLSNIFKTSSFQFFTTFFIFLMSIFIILMINKNEKLKQKYSLRLEPFLISLLVYIFTISIISFINHSNFDFLRFISSYILIIVYIISAFYVAVSIYNMDDTKIYNYVKVLYFILLLDGFISSINYYFTPSKVMILFAEPSHFALILLPITLFIYIKKDNNFLILIPPLIISLAIQNLTLLVGLFLFFMCQRKNYFLLKISILGTIVILLMSFYDFSYFSKRLDFFSVKNKSTIVFLSGWENAILNFKDTYGLGIGFNQLGLIGEQGYYRSILVNDKHGTVNLYDGGTTGSKLISEIGIAGVFLLLIYLYILYKFYKLITNKIILNNKDILMLSFFISAFFEFFLRGMGYFTPGMFLFLVSCIYLKKYNILKKNNTSEKKLIIISAINLRSGGTLSILNDCLSFLDEYLYKNYRILVLIHSKDVMLNTKNLDFIEFPNSIKSYFFRFYYEYIYFKYLSKRKEPYLWLSLHDMTPNVTADIRAVYCHNPTPFYKISFKEFLLDKKTFLFCLLYKYIYKINIQKNDYVVVQQNWLKDEFLKMYKIKNCIVSYPSIPIRNTNEIDTNLEKKSKLILFYPSFPRVFKNIELICEVMEKLIKYKDIELILTINGSENKYSKYVYKKYFKNKNIKFIGLQTRKRIFELYEISDCLIFPSKLETWGLPISEYKIFDKPIIVSNLPYAKETIGNYKKVKFFDPNNTEELEKIIIDLYLKKLKYDEVKFEKLKSDVFLGWNELFDKLLEKGKNK, from the coding sequence ATGGCTATTAAACAAGAGACTTATTTTTATTTCTTATTTTTTTCATTTATTTTATTTACATCTTATTTAAGTAATATTTTTAAGACGAGTTCCTTTCAATTTTTTACAACTTTTTTTATTTTTTTAATGTCTATATTTATAATTCTAATGATAAATAAAAATGAAAAATTAAAACAAAAATATTCTTTGAGATTAGAACCATTTTTAATAAGTTTATTAGTTTATATATTTACTATATCTATAATTAGTTTTATTAATCATTCAAATTTTGATTTTTTAAGATTTATTAGTTCTTATATTCTAATAATTGTTTATATAATATCAGCTTTTTATGTTGCCGTATCAATATATAATATGGATGATACAAAAATATATAATTATGTAAAAGTATTATATTTTATATTATTACTAGATGGATTTATAAGTAGTATAAATTATTATTTTACACCTTCAAAAGTCATGATATTATTTGCAGAACCATCTCATTTTGCATTAATTCTTTTGCCAATAACTTTATTTATTTATATTAAAAAGGATAATAATTTTTTAATTCTTATCCCTCCATTGATTATCTCATTAGCTATACAAAATTTAACATTGTTAGTAGGACTTTTTTTATTTTTTATGTGTCAAAGAAAAAATTATTTTTTATTAAAAATATCAATATTAGGCACTATAGTTATTTTATTAATGAGTTTTTATGATTTTTCTTATTTCAGTAAAAGATTGGATTTTTTTAGTGTAAAAAATAAGTCTACAATAGTTTTTTTAAGTGGATGGGAAAATGCAATATTAAATTTTAAAGATACATATGGATTAGGAATAGGTTTTAATCAATTAGGATTAATTGGTGAACAAGGTTATTATAGAAGTATTTTAGTAAATGATAAGCATGGCACAGTTAACCTTTATGATGGTGGAACAACAGGTTCTAAACTGATTTCAGAAATAGGGATAGCAGGAGTTTTTTTATTGTTAATATATTTATATATTTTATATAAATTTTATAAATTAATAACAAATAAAATAATATTAAATAATAAAGATATATTAATGCTTTCTTTTTTTATTTCAGCTTTTTTTGAATTTTTTTTAAGAGGGATGGGATATTTCACTCCAGGTATGTTTCTATTTTTAGTCTCTTGTATTTACTTAAAGAAATATAATATATTAAAGAAAAATAACACATCCGAAAAAAAATTAATTATTATTTCTGCTATAAATTTGCGTAGTGGAGGAACTCTTTCAATTTTAAATGATTGTTTGAGTTTTTTAGATGAATATTTATATAAAAATTATCGGATTTTAGTACTTATTCATAGTAAAGATGTAATGTTAAATACCAAAAACTTAGATTTTATAGAGTTTCCTAATTCTATAAAATCATACTTTTTTCGCTTTTATTATGAATATATTTATTTTAAATATTTATCAAAAAGAAAAGAACCTTATCTGTGGCTTTCCTTACATGATATGACACCTAATGTGACAGCAGATATAAGGGCTGTTTATTGTCATAATCCAACACCTTTTTATAAAATAAGTTTTAAAGAGTTTCTTCTTGATAAAAAAACATTTTTATTTTGTTTATTATATAAGTACATTTATAAAATTAATATCCAAAAAAATGATTATGTTGTAGTTCAACAAAATTGGTTAAAAGACGAATTTTTAAAAATGTATAAAATTAAGAACTGCATAGTTTCTTATCCCTCTATTCCAATTAGAAATACTAATGAGATTGATACTAATTTGGAAAAAAAAAGCAAATTAATTTTATTTTATCCTTCTTTTCCTAGAGTTTTTAAAAACATAGAACTTATTTGTGAAGTTATGGAAAAACTTATAAAATATAAAGATATTGAATTGATTTTAACAATTAATGGTAGTGAAAATAAGTATTCAAAATATGTATATAAAAAATACTTTAAGAATAAAAATATAAAATTTATTGGTTTACAAACTAGAAAACGTATTTTTGAATTATATGAAATTTCTGACTGTTTAATATTTCCTTCTAAATTAGAAACTTGGGGACTTCCTATATCGGAGTATAAAATTTTTGATAAACCAATCATCGTTTCTAATTTACCTTATGCAAAAGAAACAATAGGAAATTATAAGAAAGTAAAATTTTTTGATCCAAATAATACTGAAGAATTAGAAAAAATTATTATAGATTTATATCTTAAAAAGTTAAAATATGATGAAGTGAAATTTGAAAAATTAAAATCAGATGTATTCTTAGGTTGGAATGAATTATTTGATAAATTATTAGAAAAAGGCAAAAATAAATGA
- a CDS encoding glycosyltransferase family 2 protein, producing the protein MNKNPKVSVITVVYNGERFIEETIKSVLNQTYNNIEYIIIDGGSTDGTIDIIKRYENRIDYWVSESDNGIYDAWNKGIKIAKGEWISFLGADDFYLNDAITNYINLIITSPKDNIMYISSKNILCDENKNEIKIIGQKWNWNKFKVYMNVAHVGSLHNRKLYKTYGFYNTEFKICADYEFLLRVGKNLITEFLDEKTCFMRNGGISNIDNTVFLETFNAKKKYHTRNIVLLYYDLIIALMKYKLRNIFYGY; encoded by the coding sequence ATGAACAAAAACCCAAAAGTCTCTGTAATTACAGTTGTATATAATGGTGAGAGATTTATTGAAGAAACAATTAAAAGTGTATTAAATCAAACTTATAATAATATAGAATATATTATTATAGATGGTGGCTCAACAGATGGAACTATTGACATTATAAAGAGATATGAAAATAGAATAGATTATTGGGTTAGTGAGTCAGATAATGGTATTTATGATGCATGGAATAAAGGAATTAAAATAGCAAAAGGTGAATGGATAAGTTTTCTTGGTGCGGATGATTTTTATTTAAATGATGCTATAACAAATTATATAAATTTAATTATAACTTCTCCTAAAGATAATATAATGTATATATCTTCTAAAAATATATTATGTGATGAAAATAAAAATGAAATAAAAATTATAGGTCAAAAGTGGAATTGGAATAAATTTAAAGTTTATATGAATGTTGCACATGTAGGTTCATTACATAATAGAAAATTATATAAAACATATGGTTTTTATAATACTGAATTTAAAATTTGTGCTGATTATGAATTTCTTTTAAGAGTTGGAAAAAATTTAATTACAGAATTTCTTGATGAAAAAACATGCTTTATGAGAAATGGTGGGATAAGCAATATAGATAATACAGTTTTTTTAGAAACCTTTAATGCCAAGAAAAAATATCATACAAGAAATATTGTATTGTTGTACTATGATTTAATAATTGCATTAATGAAATATAAATTAAGGAATATCTTTTATGGCTATTAA
- a CDS encoding 2OG-Fe(II) oxygenase, with amino-acid sequence MIKDRLYYSNIIVNKIEENREIIIKNIELQVKKGSNFIFFTIDNLLPVEDVMEIYSKFPKKEEMREKKNLREYKLIEAQLNNHDRILEEITYSFQEKKVINSIASIIGKDDIIADEFLYAGGLSRMEEGNYLNPHLDNSHDKDRSLYRVLNLLYYITPNREIEDGGNLELWDKGLKNDQTVIHSKFNRLAIMVTNKESWHGVSKVKKGNRCCVSNYYFSKKPMSTDDYFHVTSFRGFPDQKIKDIILQGDTILRTSIRKLFPKGIVKNNHIYKK; translated from the coding sequence ATGATTAAAGATAGATTATATTATTCAAATATCATTGTAAATAAAATTGAAGAAAATAGAGAAATAATTATAAAAAATATTGAACTACAAGTTAAAAAAGGTTCCAATTTTATATTCTTTACAATTGATAATCTTCTACCTGTTGAAGATGTAATGGAAATTTATTCTAAATTTCCAAAAAAAGAGGAGATGAGAGAGAAAAAAAATTTAAGGGAATATAAACTAATAGAAGCACAATTAAATAATCATGATAGAATTCTTGAAGAAATAACTTATTCTTTTCAAGAAAAAAAGGTTATAAATAGTATTGCATCTATTATTGGCAAAGATGACATCATTGCTGATGAGTTTTTATATGCAGGTGGATTAAGTAGAATGGAAGAAGGAAACTATTTAAACCCTCATTTGGATAATTCTCATGATAAAGATAGAAGTTTATATAGAGTTTTGAATTTACTGTATTATATAACACCAAATAGAGAGATAGAAGATGGAGGAAATCTTGAATTATGGGATAAAGGACTTAAAAATGATCAAACTGTAATTCATTCAAAATTTAATAGATTGGCAATTATGGTCACAAATAAAGAATCTTGGCATGGTGTAAGTAAAGTCAAAAAAGGGAATAGATGTTGTGTTTCTAACTATTATTTTTCAAAAAAACCAATGAGCACTGATGATTATTTTCATGTAACATCATTTAGAGGTTTTCCTGACCAAAAGATAAAAGATATAATTCTTCAAGGTGATACGATTTTGAGAACATCAATTAGAAAGTTATTTCCAAAAGGCATTGTAAAGAATAATCATATATATAAAAAATAA